The following proteins are co-located in the Vigna unguiculata cultivar IT97K-499-35 chromosome 9, ASM411807v1, whole genome shotgun sequence genome:
- the LOC114163287 gene encoding LOW QUALITY PROTEIN: chaperone protein ClpC, chloroplastic-like (The sequence of the model RefSeq protein was modified relative to this genomic sequence to represent the inferred CDS: inserted 10 bases in 8 codons), whose translation MARVLAQSINVPGLVAEHRHGQQKGSGRSKRPAKMMNAVRTSGLRMSGFTGLRTFNPLDTMLRPGIDFHSKVSIATSARRGRATRCVPKAMFERFTEKAIKVIMLAQEEARRLGHNFVGTEQILLGLIGEGTGIAAKVLKSMGINLKDARVEVEKIIGRGSGFVAVEIPFTPRAKRVLELSLEEARQLGHNYIGSEHLLLGLLREGEGVAARVLENLGADPTNIRTQVIRMVGESADSVTATVGSGSSGNKMPTLEEYGTNLTKLAEEGKLDPVVGRQQQIERVTQILGRRTXNNPCLIGEPGVGKTAIAEGLAQRIANGDVPETIEGKKVITLDMGLLVAGTKYRGEFEERLKKLMEEIKQSDEIILFIDEVHTLIGAGAAEGAIDAANILKPALARGELQCIGATTLDEYRKHIEKDPALERRFQPVKVPEPTVDETIQILKGLRERYEIHHKLRYTDEALVAAAQLSYQYISDRFCRTKXYRLIDEAGSRVRLQHAQLPEEARELDKEVRQIIKEKEEAVRNQDFEKAGELRDREMDLXAQISTLVEKGKEMSKAETEAGDGGPTVTEADIQHIVSSWTGIPVEKVSTXESDRLLKMEETXHKRVIGQDEAVKAISRAIRRARVGLKNPNXPIASFIFSGPTGVGKSELAKALAAYYFGSEEAMIRLDMSEFMERHTVSKLIGSPPGYVGYTEGGQLTEAVRRRPYTVVLFDEIEKAHPDVFNMMLQILEDGRLTDSXGRTVDFKNTLLIMTSNVGSSVIEKGGRRIGFDLDYDEKDSSYNRIKSLVTEELKQYFRPEFLNRLDEMIVFRQLTKLEVKEIADIMLNEVFARLKVKDIELQVTERFRXQSGGGSYNPSYGARPLRRAINATFGRQHAEKMLAREIKEGDSVIVDVDSDGNVIVLNGSSGAPESLQRHFLYDDAVKFLILCVLNMSKP comes from the exons ATGGCTAGGGTTTTGGCTCAGTCAATTAACGTCCCTGGTCTAGTGGCTGAGCATAGACATGGTCAGCAAAAGGGATCTGGAAGATCAAAAAGACCAGCCAAAATGATGAATGCAGTACGTACAAGTGGATTAAGAATGTCAGGTTTTACAGGACTCCGAACTTTTAATCCTTTGGATACTATGTTGAGACCTGGAATAGATTTTCATTCTAAAGTATCCATTGCGACTTCTGCACGCCGTGGAAGAGCTACCAGATGTGTACCTAAAGCCATGTTTGAGCGTTTCACTGAGAAAGCAATTAAAGTAATTATGCTAGCCCAGGAGGAAGCAAGGCGTCTTGGTCATAATTTTGTTGGAACAGAGCAAATTCTATTGGGTCTTATCGGTGAAGGCACTGGTATTGCTGCCAAGGTTCTGAAGTCAATGGGGATCAACCTTAAAGATGCTCGTGTGGAAGTAGAGAAGATAATTGGAAGAGGGAGTGGATTTGTAGCCGTTGAGATTCCGTTTACTCCTCGTGCAAAGCGTGTTTTGGAACTTTCACTGGAGGAAGCTCGTCAACTTG GTCACAATTATATTGGATCAGAGCACCTGCTACTGGGTCTTCTTCGAGAAGGTGAGGGTGTTGCAGCACGTGTTCTGGAAAACCTGGGTGCTGATCCTACCAACATTCGCACACAG GTTATTCGCATGGTGGGTGAGAGTGCCGACAGTGTTACTGCTACTGTTGGTTCGGGAAGTAGTGGGAATAAGATGCCAACTTTGGAGGAGTATGGTACGAATTTGACCAAGCTAGCAGAAGAG GGAAAATTGGATCCTGTTGTGGGAAGGCAGCAGCAAATTGAGCGTGTGACACAAATTTTAGGCCGTCGAA AAAATAATCCTTGTCTGATTGGAGAACCTGGTGTTGGGAAGACAGCAATTGCTGAAGGTCTTGCTCAGCGGATTGCAAATGGTGATGTTCCTGAAACCATAGAGGGCAAAAAG GTTATAACCCTTGACATGGGTTTGCTTGTTGCTGGAACTAAATATCGTGGTGAGTTTGAGGAGAGGTTGAAGAAACTGATGGAAGAAATCAAGCAAAGTGACGAGATAATCCTTTTTATCGATGAGGTACACACTTTGATTGGAGCAGGAGCAGCAGAAGGGGCAATTGATGCTGCTAACATACTTAAGCCAGCTCTTGCAAGGGGTGAACTCCAG TGTATTGGAGCCACAACATTAGACGAATATAGAAAGCACATTGAAAAGGATCCTGCTTTAGAGAGACGATTCCAGCCAGTTAAAGTACCAGAACCGACTGTTGATGAAACAATACAGATTCTGAAAGGACTTAGAGAACGATATGAAATTCATCACAAGCTCCGCTATACTGATGAGGCTCTTGTAGCTGCTGCACAGCTGTCATACCAGTATATCAG TGATCGGTTTTGCCGGACAAA CTATAGATTGATTGATGAAGCTGGTTCCCGAGTTCGGCTTCAACATGCACAg TTACCGGAAGAAGCAAGAGAACTTGACAAAGAGGTCAGGCAGATTATAAAGGAGAAAGAGGAAGCTGTTCGTAACCAAGACTTTGAAAAG GCTGGAGAGCTACGAGATAGAGAAATGGATC AGGCACAGATCTCAACACTTGTAGAGAAAGGCAAGGAGATGAGCAAAGCAGAGACTGAGGCAGGGGATGGAGGTCCTACTGTGACTGAAGCTGACATACAGCATATTGTCTCATCCTGGACTGGTATTCCGGTTGAGAAAGTCTCCA GTGAATCTGATCGCCTCCTCAAGATGGAAGAGA TACATAAGCGAGTCATTGGTCAGGATGAAGCAGTGAAAGCCATTAGTCGGGCTATTCGTCGAGCTCGTGTTGGACTGAAGAACCCTA GTCCAATTGCTAGCTTCATCTTTTCTGGTCCAACTGGTGTGGGGAAGTCTGAATTGGCCAAAGCATTGGCTGCATACTACTTTGGCTCTGAAGAAGCTATGATACGACTTGACATGAGTGAGTTTATGGAAAGACACACAGTTTCCAAACTTATTGGTTCACCTCCTGGATATGTTGGTTACACTGAAGGTGGGCAGTTGACCGAGGCAGTTCGACGTCGTCCTTACACTGTTGTACTATTTGATGAGATTGAGAAAGCCCATCCCGATGTGTTCAACATGATGCTTCAGATCCTGGAAGATGGAAGACTAACTGACA AAGGAAGAACTGTGGATTTCAAGAACACACTTCTTATAATGACATCAAATGTTGGAAGCAGTGTTATTGAGAAAGGAGGCCGTCGAATTGGATTTGATCTGGATTATGATGAGAAGGACAGCAGTTATAATAGAATCAAGAGCTTGGTGACTGAGGAGCTAAAGCAATACTTTAGGCCAGAATTTTTGAATAGGTTGGATGAAATGATTGTCTTCAGGCAACTCACAAAACTGGAGGTGAAGGAGATTGCTGACATAATGCTCAATGAGGTGTTTGCTAGACTGAAGGTGAAAGATATTGAACTTCAAGTAACAGAAAGATTTAG ACAGAGTGGTGGAGGAAGTTATAATCCTAGTTACGGAGCCAGACCTTTAAGAAGAGCTATTAATGCGACTTTTGGAAGACAGCATGCAGAGAAGATGCTTGCAAGAGAGATCAAAGAGGGTGACTCTGTTATAGTGGATGTTGATTCTGATGGTAACGTGATTGTGCTCAATGGTAGCAGTGGAGCCCCCGAGTCCTTACAGAGGCACTTCCTGTATGATGACGCGGTTAAATTTCTGATACTATGTGTACTTAATATGTCCAAACCATAG